The following coding sequences lie in one Panicum virgatum strain AP13 chromosome 6N, P.virgatum_v5, whole genome shotgun sequence genomic window:
- the LOC120678227 gene encoding ATP-dependent RNA helicase ded1-like — MAACAFGGRRGSIAGREEGGGARMEERTGGGGGARIPQGGGGGGTTHTPAGRRAAAPAPSREEEEEETAALAGPKRSRGGGASLTQAPGRGQQWGLLGAAARGRWEEGSGTRTQPGRRRRRRH; from the coding sequence ATGGCGGCGTGTGCATTTGGAGGCCGGAGGGGCTCCATCGCCGGCAGGGAGGAAGGTGGCGGCGCCCGCATGGAGGAGAGgactggaggaggaggcggtgccCGCATCccgcagggaggaggcggcggcggcaccacccATACCCCAGCAGGGAGGAGGGCAGCGGCGCCCGCACccagcagggaggaggaggaggaggagacggcggcaCTAGCTGGGCCGAAGAGGAGCCGAGGGGGTGGCGCGTCGCTCACGCAGGCGCCTGGAAGGGGGCAGCAGTGGGGCctcctgggcgccgccgccagggggaGGTGGGAGGAGGGCAGCGGCACCCGTACCCagccagggaggaggaggagacggcggcaCTAG